In Streptomyces alboniger, the following are encoded in one genomic region:
- a CDS encoding VOC family protein, with translation MNTTPDTTAKQHHDSERHHDAEQQLHTPAPAIWPALQAQDAPALIDFLVDTVGFLRTAVYEDGGRVAHAQLDWPEGGGIMLGSYDPDAPGEECGKPGTSGAYVVTDQVDSLYARLTGAGVKIVNEIEDKPYGSREFGIADPEGNRWFFGTYRGDPRPGAAS, from the coding sequence ATGAACACCACACCCGACACCACAGCGAAGCAGCACCACGACTCAGAGCGGCACCACGACGCGGAGCAGCAGCTCCACACCCCCGCTCCCGCCATCTGGCCGGCCCTCCAGGCCCAGGACGCCCCCGCACTGATCGACTTCCTCGTCGACACCGTCGGCTTCCTGCGCACGGCCGTCTACGAGGACGGTGGCCGCGTCGCCCACGCCCAGCTGGACTGGCCCGAGGGCGGCGGCATCATGCTCGGCTCCTACGACCCTGACGCGCCCGGCGAGGAGTGCGGGAAGCCGGGCACCTCCGGCGCCTATGTCGTCACCGACCAGGTGGACTCCCTGTACGCCCGCCTCACCGGGGCCGGCGTGAAGATCGTCAACGAGATCGAGGACAAGCCGTACGGCAGTCGCGAGTTCGGCATCGCGGACCCCGAGGGAAATCGCTGGTTCTTCGGCACCTACCGGGGCGACCCCAGGCCCGGAGCCGCCTCTTGA